One genomic region from Bradyrhizobium icense encodes:
- a CDS encoding MlaE family ABC transporter permease, with protein sequence MSSDPTLERIARGNGLALCAAGSWTARFAPVLERMVADAEKLSGTRPNILIDVSQVSKLDTFGAWLIERLRRSLTQGGVEAEIAGLSANYSSLVDEVRRVKAEPIVETDRVTISGMLEQIGRAVAGIGGTLIGLIDMLGAVLAAAAHVLIRPRNFRLTSTIHHLEQVCWRAVPIVVLITFLIGCIISQQGIFHFRKFGADIFVVDMLGVLVLREIGVLLVAIMVAGRSGSAYTAELGSMKMREEIDALRTMGFDPIEVLILPRMLALVLALPILAFLGAMAALYGGGLVAWLYGGVEPEAFLLRLRDAISIDHFIVGLIKAPVMAAVIGIVACVEGLAVQGSAESLGQHTTSSVVKGIFFVIVMDGVFAIFFASIGM encoded by the coding sequence TTGAGCAGCGACCCGACATTGGAGCGGATAGCCAGGGGCAACGGGCTGGCACTGTGCGCGGCCGGCTCCTGGACGGCGCGCTTTGCGCCGGTGCTGGAACGCATGGTCGCCGACGCCGAGAAGCTCAGCGGGACCCGTCCCAACATCTTGATCGACGTCTCGCAAGTGTCGAAGCTCGACACGTTCGGCGCCTGGCTGATCGAGCGGTTGCGCCGCAGCCTGACCCAGGGCGGCGTCGAGGCAGAGATCGCCGGGCTCTCGGCCAATTATTCCAGCCTTGTCGACGAGGTGCGGCGGGTGAAGGCCGAGCCAATCGTCGAAACTGACCGGGTAACGATATCGGGCATGCTGGAGCAGATCGGCCGCGCCGTGGCCGGCATTGGCGGCACCTTGATCGGGCTGATCGACATGCTCGGCGCGGTGCTCGCCGCGGCCGCACATGTCCTCATTCGCCCCCGTAATTTCCGCCTGACCTCGACCATCCATCATCTGGAGCAGGTGTGCTGGCGTGCGGTGCCGATCGTGGTGCTGATCACCTTCCTGATCGGCTGCATCATCTCGCAGCAGGGCATTTTCCATTTCCGCAAGTTCGGCGCCGACATTTTCGTGGTGGACATGCTGGGCGTGCTGGTGCTGCGCGAGATCGGCGTGCTGTTGGTGGCGATCATGGTAGCCGGCCGCTCGGGCTCGGCCTACACCGCCGAGCTCGGCTCGATGAAGATGCGGGAAGAAATCGATGCGCTGCGCACGATGGGTTTCGATCCGATCGAGGTTTTGATCCTGCCGCGGATGCTGGCCCTGGTGCTGGCATTGCCGATATTGGCGTTCCTCGGAGCGATGGCGGCGCTTTACGGCGGCGGGCTGGTGGCATGGCTCTATGGCGGGGTCGAGCCCGAAGCGTTCCTGCTGCGGTTGCGCGATGCCATCTCGATCGACCATTTCATCGTCGGCCTCATCAAGGCGCCGGTGATGGCGGCCGTCATCGGAATCGTCGCCTGCGTCGAGGGACTGGCGGTGCAGGGCAGCGCCGAGTCGCTCGGGCAGCACACCACGTCCTCGGTGGTGAAGGGAATCTTCTTCGTGATCGTGATGGACGGCGTGTTTGCCATCTTCTTTGCGTCGATCGGGATGTGA
- the dgcA gene encoding N-acetyl-D-Glu racemase DgcA, translating into MTSSLSRKLAVSIERWPIAGAFTISRGAKTEAVTVVATVSQGDRTGRGECVPYPRYGETAEATLEALNAMQERLAKGLDRAALQAAMPAGAARNALDCALLDLEAKNSGQRVWTLLGRPAPRPCTTAFTISLGTPDAMAAATAKAAHRPLLKIKLGGDGDDARIAAVRKAAPESELIVDANEAWTPDNLEYNLVACANAGITLVEQPLPAGRDEALARIKRPIAVCADESVHDRASLEGLRARYDAVNIKLDKTGGLTEALAMADAARALGFEIMIGCMVATSLAMAPAMLLAQQARFVDLDGPLLLARDRDGGLRYHGSLVYPPEAALWG; encoded by the coding sequence ATGACTTCCAGCCTATCTCGAAAGCTTGCCGTCAGCATCGAACGTTGGCCTATCGCAGGCGCGTTCACCATCAGCCGCGGCGCCAAAACCGAGGCCGTTACTGTCGTCGCCACCGTGAGCCAGGGGGACCGTACCGGGCGCGGCGAATGCGTGCCCTACCCGCGTTACGGCGAGACGGCGGAAGCGACGCTTGAAGCCCTTAATGCGATGCAGGAACGCCTTGCCAAGGGACTGGACCGAGCAGCCCTGCAGGCGGCAATGCCCGCCGGCGCTGCTCGCAACGCGCTGGATTGCGCGCTATTGGATCTCGAAGCCAAGAACTCGGGTCAACGGGTCTGGACCCTGCTCGGCCGGCCGGCGCCACGCCCCTGCACCACCGCCTTCACGATCTCGCTTGGTACCCCGGACGCAATGGCGGCGGCGACCGCCAAGGCCGCGCACCGGCCGCTGCTCAAGATCAAGCTCGGCGGCGACGGCGATGACGCGCGGATTGCGGCGGTCCGCAAGGCGGCACCCGAATCCGAATTGATCGTCGATGCCAACGAGGCCTGGACGCCGGACAACCTCGAATACAACCTCGTCGCCTGCGCCAACGCCGGCATCACGCTGGTCGAGCAGCCTTTGCCCGCCGGGCGGGATGAGGCGCTGGCGCGCATCAAGCGTCCGATCGCGGTCTGTGCCGACGAAAGCGTGCACGACCGCGCTTCGCTCGAAGGCCTGCGCGCGCGCTATGATGCCGTCAACATCAAGCTCGACAAGACTGGCGGGCTCACCGAGGCGCTCGCAATGGCGGATGCCGCCCGAGCTCTAGGCTTCGAGATCATGATCGGTTGCATGGTCGCGACCTCGCTGGCGATGGCGCCAGCCATGCTGCTCGCGCAACAGGCCAGGTTCGTCGACCTCGACGGTCCCCTGTTGCTGGCGCGCGACCGCGATGGCGGGCTGCGTTACCATGGGAGCCTGGTCTATCCGCCGGAAGCCGCCTTGTGGGGCTGA
- a CDS encoding MlaD family protein, producing the protein METRANYVLIGAFTLAVIAAAFGFVLWFQSLHTTKLRSPIRIVFEGPASGLRNGGSVNFNGIRIGEVVSVKLDNPRRVVALAMVENNAPIRKDTLVGLEFQGLTGVAAISLKGGEESAPAVPLDEDGVPMLTADPSALQDVTESIRATLQNVNRLVADNQESVKNSLRNLETFTAALARNSEKIDNVMLRVDGVMGKADSLMLGLNTIAGGAAGGELNLMVKSIRELAEDFDKRSGALMADGRRTLSDISRAVNNFDRNPTRVIFGGGSSNSQAAAPPPAPAPPARTPNGQKRQ; encoded by the coding sequence ATGGAAACACGGGCGAATTACGTCCTGATCGGGGCCTTCACGCTGGCGGTGATCGCCGCCGCGTTCGGCTTCGTGCTGTGGTTTCAGAGCCTGCACACCACCAAGCTGCGCAGCCCGATCCGCATTGTATTCGAAGGTCCGGCGTCCGGGTTGCGCAACGGCGGCAGCGTCAACTTTAACGGTATTAGGATAGGGGAGGTTGTTTCGGTCAAACTCGACAATCCGCGGCGCGTGGTCGCACTCGCGATGGTCGAGAACAACGCGCCGATTCGGAAAGACACGCTCGTCGGTCTCGAATTCCAGGGGCTGACAGGTGTCGCCGCCATCTCGCTGAAGGGCGGCGAGGAGAGCGCTCCTGCCGTGCCGCTCGATGAGGATGGCGTCCCGATGCTGACCGCCGATCCGAGCGCGCTGCAGGATGTCACGGAGTCGATCCGCGCCACATTGCAGAACGTCAACCGGCTTGTCGCCGACAATCAGGAATCGGTGAAGAACTCGCTGCGAAACCTCGAGACCTTTACGGCCGCACTCGCGCGCAACTCCGAGAAGATCGACAACGTCATGCTCAGGGTCGATGGCGTCATGGGCAAGGCCGACAGTCTCATGCTCGGGCTGAACACGATCGCAGGCGGCGCTGCCGGTGGCGAATTGAATCTCATGGTGAAATCGATCCGCGAACTGGCCGAGGATTTCGACAAGCGATCGGGCGCACTGATGGCCGATGGCCGCCGCACGCTTTCCGACATCAGCCGCGCCGTGAACAATTTCGACCGCAACCCGACCCGGGTGATCTTCGGGGGAGGCAGCAGCAACAGTCAGGCGGCGGCCCCTCCGCCAGCGCCGGCGCCACCGGCGAGGACACCGAACGGGCAGAAGCGGCAGTAG
- a CDS encoding MFS transporter, giving the protein MPSESQIPIASQDASRRFATRVALFYGTLFGMTGTHLPFFTVWLKAVGIDAFWIGLITAVPPVTRFTALPLVTGFAERRQALRGGIIVTAFATALGFFVLGTQHLPVLVFLIYGLTCCLWTPMVPLTDAYALRGVKRYGLNYGPLRLWGSAAFVLGALVCGMLFDLIAARNLIWIIAGSAALGALASLALEPLDDAKLARPATGDASALLRDGGFIAIIVASALIQGSHAAYYIFASIAWQQAGFDGLTIAVLWVLGVIAEIVLFALSPRFSLQPSMLVVIAALSAAARWVLTAQDLPLAVLAIVQLAHALSFGLTQVGIMGLMLHHVPSQVMARAQGYLTACGGIVAGLASVASGMMYENWGQGIYYVMAVMAALGGLVVWLARVRLSHQPHKAASGG; this is encoded by the coding sequence ATGCCAAGCGAATCACAAATCCCCATCGCTTCTCAAGACGCATCGAGGCGATTCGCGACCCGGGTTGCCCTGTTTTACGGCACGCTGTTCGGCATGACCGGCACCCATCTGCCGTTTTTCACGGTATGGTTGAAGGCGGTTGGGATCGATGCGTTTTGGATAGGGCTGATCACGGCCGTGCCTCCGGTGACCAGGTTTACGGCGCTTCCGCTGGTGACGGGCTTTGCGGAACGGCGCCAGGCCTTGCGCGGCGGCATCATCGTGACCGCCTTTGCCACCGCCTTGGGCTTTTTCGTCCTCGGCACCCAGCATTTACCGGTGCTGGTGTTCCTGATCTACGGGCTGACCTGCTGCCTGTGGACGCCCATGGTGCCGCTCACGGATGCCTATGCGTTACGGGGGGTGAAACGCTACGGCCTCAACTACGGACCGTTGCGGCTATGGGGCTCGGCCGCCTTCGTCCTCGGCGCGCTGGTCTGCGGCATGCTGTTCGATCTCATCGCCGCCCGAAATCTGATCTGGATCATCGCCGGCTCGGCGGCGCTCGGGGCGCTCGCCAGCCTCGCGCTGGAGCCGCTGGACGATGCCAAGCTCGCTCGGCCGGCCACGGGCGACGCGAGCGCGCTGCTGCGCGACGGCGGCTTCATCGCGATCATCGTGGCCTCGGCGCTGATCCAGGGCAGCCATGCCGCGTATTACATTTTCGCATCGATTGCCTGGCAACAAGCGGGGTTCGACGGGTTGACGATTGCAGTTCTATGGGTGCTCGGCGTGATCGCCGAGATCGTGCTGTTCGCCCTGTCGCCGCGATTCAGCCTGCAGCCGTCGATGCTGGTGGTGATTGCGGCGCTGAGCGCAGCCGCGCGTTGGGTTTTGACGGCGCAGGACCTGCCGCTCGCTGTTCTCGCGATCGTTCAGCTCGCGCATGCGCTGAGTTTTGGGCTGACGCAGGTCGGCATCATGGGATTGATGCTGCATCACGTGCCCAGCCAGGTGATGGCGCGGGCACAGGGCTATCTGACCGCCTGCGGCGGCATCGTCGCCGGCCTCGCTTCGGTCGCGTCAGGCATGATGTATGAGAACTGGGGACAGGGCATCTATTACGTAATGGCGGTGATGGCGGCGCTTGGCGGGCTGGTAGTCTGGCTGGCGCGGGTGCGGCTCTCGCATCAGCCCCACAAGGCGGCTTCCGGCGGATAG
- a CDS encoding putative bifunctional diguanylate cyclase/phosphodiesterase, with amino-acid sequence MNLISRARSLFAVGECSTPHGRALVSEQFRILTNQVPILYAVLLLDSISIGFVLPSSVSGWLRFTLPGVLLTVSIIRMIQWIRMRGVELTPEDSYRFLARMRILSAALPAGFLIWTLALIEAVDPALRAPISLLVFMGCIGAAYCLGSFPPASRLTLLITGLPLAMRLLASGEPLLVCIGINLALVLVLFVRMINTNFGNFVRLIETQARLAEEGERARAAHTYLTEALDVVPEGLAIFDKDDRLVLWNRQYPKLYASNAAAIVQGAHFKDILRAGLTHHQYADAVGREEEWFRERMARHALPQSSHEQQLPGDRWTRIEERRTADGGSIGIRVDITDLKRSEASFRLLFEENPLPMWVADADARRLLAVNAAMCSHYGYSREELLSMSEHDLSADGCAPAEPTRTSQEPVIHKTSGGNLIEVVIEARPLSYQGKAGMVSVAFDVTERNRAEQRVRYLASHDLLTDLPNRGAFDAHLSALIQHSEEARGSFVVLCIDLDHFKEVNDLFGHSMGDALLREVSCRLRQAAQGAYVARVGGDEFIALTQQVPLPGAGELLAARMREAFRHPIEIDGHALEIDLSIGMALYPRDGDNPATLLANADAALYRAKHEGRGVTRIFTSAMDRQLRDRRAMEHDLRSAVENGELYLEYQPQRHRDGKITGFEALVRWQHPLRGLVTPGEFIPVAEDSGSIAKIDEWVLMEACRQASSWDESVRIAVNVSAAQFRRENLEHQVRRALRESGLPPSRLELEITEGVLIEDISRASLTLKSLKSLGVMIALDDFGTGYSSLSYLQAFPLDRIKIDRSFVMSLASSAPSLAIVRAVIGLAHGFNVPVLAEGVETNEQLSILMRERCDDMQGYLIGHPHKAELYAEHMKAGAGVRLRTAS; translated from the coding sequence ATGAACTTGATTTCCAGGGCGCGAAGCCTGTTTGCCGTCGGCGAATGCTCGACGCCGCACGGCCGCGCGCTCGTGAGCGAACAGTTCCGCATCCTCACCAACCAGGTTCCGATCCTCTATGCCGTGCTGCTGCTGGACAGTATCAGCATCGGCTTCGTTTTGCCCTCATCCGTAAGCGGGTGGCTGAGATTTACCCTGCCCGGCGTGCTCCTGACCGTTAGCATCATCCGGATGATCCAGTGGATCAGGATGCGGGGGGTTGAACTTACACCGGAAGACTCCTACCGGTTTCTGGCGCGCATGCGGATTCTTTCCGCCGCCCTGCCCGCCGGGTTTCTGATCTGGACCTTGGCGCTGATCGAGGCCGTGGACCCCGCGCTTCGCGCACCGATCTCGCTTCTCGTCTTCATGGGCTGCATCGGCGCCGCTTATTGTCTCGGCAGCTTCCCACCGGCGTCCCGCCTGACGCTGCTCATTACGGGGTTGCCACTCGCGATGCGGCTGCTCGCTTCCGGCGAGCCACTTCTGGTTTGTATCGGCATCAATCTCGCCCTTGTGCTGGTTCTATTCGTCCGGATGATCAACACGAACTTCGGCAATTTCGTCCGGCTGATCGAAACTCAGGCCAGACTTGCCGAAGAGGGAGAGCGGGCTCGCGCCGCGCATACCTACCTGACGGAAGCGCTGGACGTCGTGCCAGAGGGATTGGCGATATTCGACAAGGACGATCGGCTAGTGTTGTGGAACCGGCAATACCCCAAGCTCTACGCTTCCAACGCGGCGGCCATCGTTCAGGGCGCCCACTTCAAAGACATTCTTCGTGCCGGGCTGACGCATCACCAATATGCCGACGCCGTCGGGCGGGAGGAAGAATGGTTCAGGGAACGCATGGCCCGCCATGCCCTGCCGCAAAGCTCCCACGAACAGCAACTGCCGGGAGACAGATGGACCCGCATCGAGGAGCGGCGGACAGCGGACGGCGGCAGCATCGGGATCCGAGTCGACATTACCGACCTCAAACGCAGCGAGGCTTCATTCCGGCTGCTGTTTGAGGAGAACCCGCTGCCGATGTGGGTGGCAGATGCGGACGCGCGGCGGCTGTTGGCGGTCAACGCCGCGATGTGCAGCCACTACGGCTATTCCCGCGAAGAACTGCTCTCGATGTCAGAACACGACCTCAGCGCAGACGGCTGCGCTCCGGCGGAGCCGACCCGCACATCGCAGGAACCCGTCATCCACAAGACTTCCGGCGGCAACCTCATCGAGGTCGTCATTGAAGCGCGGCCGCTGTCGTATCAGGGCAAGGCCGGTATGGTTTCGGTGGCGTTCGACGTAACGGAGCGCAACCGCGCCGAACAGAGGGTCAGGTATCTGGCGTCGCACGATCTCCTGACCGACCTACCCAATCGCGGCGCGTTCGACGCTCACCTTTCCGCGCTGATCCAGCATTCGGAAGAAGCTCGCGGCAGCTTTGTCGTGCTTTGCATCGATCTCGATCATTTCAAGGAGGTCAACGACCTCTTTGGCCATTCGATGGGCGACGCCCTATTGCGGGAGGTCTCCTGCCGGCTGCGGCAGGCTGCGCAGGGAGCCTATGTCGCGCGCGTTGGCGGCGATGAATTTATCGCCCTCACGCAGCAGGTACCGCTGCCCGGAGCCGGCGAATTGCTGGCGGCCAGAATGCGCGAAGCTTTCAGGCACCCGATCGAAATCGACGGCCACGCGCTGGAGATCGACCTCAGCATCGGCATGGCGCTCTACCCGCGCGATGGCGACAACCCGGCCACTCTGCTGGCCAACGCGGATGCCGCGCTCTATCGCGCCAAGCACGAAGGGCGCGGGGTGACGCGCATCTTCACCAGTGCGATGGACCGGCAGTTGCGCGACCGCCGCGCGATGGAGCACGATTTACGTTCCGCCGTCGAGAACGGCGAACTTTACCTCGAGTATCAGCCGCAGCGTCACCGGGATGGCAAGATAACCGGGTTTGAGGCGCTGGTCCGCTGGCAGCATCCGCTGCGTGGCTTGGTGACACCCGGCGAGTTCATTCCGGTCGCCGAGGATAGCGGCTCGATCGCGAAGATCGACGAATGGGTTCTGATGGAAGCCTGCCGGCAGGCATCATCATGGGACGAGAGCGTGCGCATTGCGGTGAACGTTTCAGCGGCGCAATTTCGCCGCGAAAATCTGGAGCACCAGGTGCGCCGAGCGCTGCGCGAGAGCGGCCTGCCGCCATCGCGGCTCGAGCTGGAGATCACCGAAGGCGTACTGATCGAGGACATCTCGCGCGCAAGTCTGACGCTCAAATCTCTCAAATCGCTTGGCGTCATGATTGCGCTCGACGATTTCGGCACCGGTTACTCGTCTCTGTCTTACCTGCAAGCGTTTCCGCTCGACCGGATCAAGATCGACCGCTCCTTCGTCATGTCGCTGGCGTCGAGTGCGCCCTCACTGGCGATCGTGCGCGCCGTGATCGGGCTCGCTCACGGCTTCAATGTCCCGGTGCTTGCCGAAGGTGTCGAAACCAACGAACAGCTCTCGATCCTGATGCGAGAGCGATGCGACGATATGCAGGGCTATCTGATCGGCCATCCGCACAAGGCGGAGCTGTATGCCGAGCATATGAAAGCCGGCGCCGGCGTCCGGCTCAGAACGGCTAGTTGA
- a CDS encoding ABC transporter ATP-binding protein has product MVGEISDAIIRVRDITVQFGKTRVLDGLNLDVKRGEILGFVGPSGAGKSVLTRTIIGLVPKLSGRIEVFGVDLDAASASERRGIERRWGILFQQGALFSSLTVRQNIQFPVREYLNVSQRLLDEIMVAKLGMVGLRPEVADRYPSELSGGMIKRVALARALALDPELVFLDEPTSGLDPIGAGDFDELVRTLQRTLGLTVFMVTHDLDSLYTACDRIAVLGNGKIIAAGSIADMQASQHPWLRQYFHGKRARAVMG; this is encoded by the coding sequence ATGGTGGGCGAAATCTCCGACGCCATCATCCGCGTCCGCGACATCACCGTGCAGTTCGGCAAGACGCGGGTGCTCGACGGGCTCAATCTGGACGTCAAGCGCGGCGAGATTTTGGGATTTGTCGGTCCCTCCGGCGCTGGCAAATCGGTGCTGACGCGCACCATCATCGGTCTGGTACCCAAGCTCAGTGGACGGATCGAGGTGTTCGGCGTCGATCTCGACGCGGCGAGCGCGTCCGAGCGCCGCGGCATCGAGCGCCGCTGGGGCATCCTGTTTCAGCAAGGCGCGCTGTTTTCTTCTCTCACCGTGCGGCAGAATATCCAGTTTCCGGTGCGCGAATATCTCAACGTCTCGCAGCGGCTGCTCGACGAAATCATGGTGGCCAAGCTCGGCATGGTCGGCCTGCGGCCCGAGGTCGCCGACCGTTATCCGTCCGAGCTTTCGGGCGGCATGATCAAGCGCGTGGCGCTGGCGCGGGCGCTCGCGCTCGATCCCGAACTTGTGTTTTTGGACGAGCCGACCTCGGGCCTCGATCCGATCGGCGCCGGGGATTTCGACGAGCTGGTGCGCACCCTGCAGCGTACTTTGGGCCTGACAGTTTTCATGGTAACCCATGATCTCGACAGCCTTTACACGGCCTGCGACCGCATCGCGGTTTTAGGGAACGGTAAGATCATTGCAGCAGGATCGATTGCCGACATGCAGGCCTCACAGCATCCCTGGCTGAGGCAATATTTCCACGGCAAGCGCGCCCGCGCTGTGATGGGTTAG